One Tamlana carrageenivorans genomic region harbors:
- a CDS encoding alanine/glycine:cation symporter family protein: MKKYLLSIFTLISPILIFAQESTSQQVDRIFKDYTGWFVEAIFYEIPFSETYQIPWVLIVLMSGAIFFTIYFKFINFTGFKKAINVVQGKYEDIEKHGADTLYGDQTSNEDENIFETLRDDSAHGEVSHFQALTAALSATVGLGNIAGVAVALSIGGPGATFWMILAGLLGMASKFAECTLGVKYRDVGEDGTVYGGPMYYLTKGFQEKGMKGFGKVLAVLFAIFVIGGSFGGGNMFQANQAAAQFTKLFNFENQDAGMYFGFVMAIIVAIVIIGGIKRIARVTEKIVPFMAGIYVLASLIILIANWSLIDDAFSLIYHGAFSGLGIAGGLVGVMIQGIRRGAFSNEAGVGSAAIAHSAVRTKYAASEGIVALLEPFVDTVVICTMTALVIVITNFDGGFMEYGVPIKEGVELTAVAFDTVIPHFSIVLTIAVILFAFSTMISWSYYGMQGWVFLFGKGKLSDLIYKILFLFFVVVGSSISLGAVIDFSDAMIFAMVVPNIIGVVILSPVIRKELEKYMDAINVKKEALEDGAEDLTKHM, from the coding sequence ATGAAGAAATATCTTCTTTCAATTTTCACATTAATCTCACCAATTTTAATTTTTGCCCAAGAATCAACCTCACAACAAGTAGATCGTATTTTTAAAGACTACACAGGATGGTTTGTTGAGGCTATTTTTTATGAAATTCCATTTTCTGAAACTTATCAAATACCTTGGGTACTAATTGTTTTAATGAGTGGTGCGATTTTTTTTACCATTTATTTTAAGTTTATAAACTTCACAGGATTTAAAAAAGCCATAAATGTAGTTCAAGGTAAATATGAAGATATTGAAAAACATGGCGCCGATACTTTATATGGTGATCAAACATCTAATGAAGATGAAAATATTTTTGAAACCTTAAGAGACGATAGTGCTCACGGTGAAGTATCACATTTTCAGGCTTTAACTGCGGCGCTTTCAGCAACGGTGGGCTTAGGTAATATTGCAGGAGTTGCTGTAGCCTTATCTATTGGAGGGCCTGGAGCAACATTTTGGATGATTCTTGCTGGTTTATTAGGTATGGCTTCAAAGTTTGCCGAATGTACTCTGGGGGTTAAATATAGAGACGTTGGTGAAGATGGTACTGTTTATGGAGGACCAATGTACTATTTAACCAAAGGTTTTCAAGAAAAAGGTATGAAAGGTTTTGGTAAGGTACTTGCTGTGCTTTTTGCTATTTTCGTAATCGGTGGATCCTTTGGTGGTGGAAACATGTTTCAAGCCAATCAAGCAGCAGCGCAATTCACTAAACTTTTTAACTTCGAGAACCAAGATGCCGGTATGTATTTTGGTTTTGTTATGGCTATTATTGTAGCTATCGTGATAATTGGAGGTATAAAAAGAATTGCCCGAGTAACTGAAAAAATTGTGCCTTTTATGGCTGGTATTTACGTGCTTGCTTCCTTGATTATTTTAATAGCCAACTGGAGCTTGATTGATGATGCCTTTAGTTTAATTTATCATGGTGCTTTTTCAGGTTTAGGTATTGCTGGTGGTCTTGTAGGGGTTATGATTCAGGGCATACGACGTGGGGCCTTTTCTAATGAAGCAGGTGTAGGTAGTGCTGCTATCGCACACTCAGCGGTTAGGACGAAGTATGCTGCTAGTGAAGGTATTGTGGCGCTTTTAGAGCCTTTTGTAGATACTGTCGTTATTTGTACCATGACCGCTTTAGTGATTGTTATTACTAATTTTGATGGTGGCTTTATGGAATATGGCGTGCCAATTAAAGAAGGTGTAGAGTTAACGGCAGTGGCTTTTGATACCGTGATACCGCACTTTTCTATCGTGCTAACCATTGCTGTGATATTATTTGCGTTTTCAACCATGATTTCATGGTCGTATTATGGTATGCAAGGTTGGGTGTTTTTATTCGGAAAAGGAAAATTAAGCGACTTAATATATAAAATACTCTTCTTATTTTTTGTGGTTGTAGGGTCGTCAATTAGCTTAGGTGCCGTTATCGATTTCTCCGATGCCATGATTTTTGCCATGGTGGTCCCAAATATTATTGGTGTGGTTATCTTGTCGCCAGTAATCCGTAAGGAGCTAGAAAAATATATGGACGCTATAAATGTGAAGAAAGAAGCCTTGGAAGATGGGGCTGAAGATCTTACAAAACACATGTAG
- a CDS encoding potassium channel family protein, whose product MNLVSRFFRARIYTALLLLVIILLIGVFGYRFISDYTWIDALYMSVITMTTVGFSEVVPLDDESKIFTIFLILASVVIVGYALSIITEYILSKNDVEELKHKRMQKMIDSFNDHIVICGYGRNGKQAARKLMAYKKQFVVIEKNKDMEERLQMDDVPYVIGNANEDEVLNAAGVDRASSFISALPNDADNLFVVLSARQLNSTINIISRASNESSYDKLKFAGANNVILPDKIGGDHMASLVVVPGLMEFIDNLSIVGKSDINVEEVPVDKLYDTQNLKSIKELDVRRKTGCTVIGFKSEKGEYIVNPEADLILVPNSKVIFLGRPEQIALLNSVYNIM is encoded by the coding sequence ATGAATTTAGTAAGTCGATTTTTTAGAGCTAGGATATACACGGCGCTTTTGTTGCTTGTTATTATCTTGTTAATTGGCGTTTTTGGGTATCGTTTTATCTCCGATTATACTTGGATTGACGCTTTGTACATGTCGGTTATTACCATGACAACCGTGGGTTTTAGTGAGGTGGTTCCGCTTGATGATGAGTCTAAAATTTTCACCATCTTTTTAATTTTAGCAAGCGTTGTTATTGTAGGTTACGCCCTTTCCATTATTACCGAATATATTTTAAGTAAAAATGATGTTGAAGAATTAAAACACAAGAGGATGCAAAAAATGATTGATAGTTTTAATGACCACATTGTTATTTGTGGTTATGGCCGTAACGGTAAACAAGCGGCAAGAAAACTTATGGCTTACAAAAAACAGTTTGTAGTTATTGAAAAAAATAAAGATATGGAGGAACGTCTCCAAATGGATGATGTGCCTTATGTGATTGGAAATGCCAATGAAGACGAAGTTTTAAATGCCGCAGGAGTAGATCGTGCTTCGAGTTTTATTTCAGCACTGCCTAATGATGCCGATAACTTGTTTGTGGTCCTTTCTGCAAGACAATTAAATAGTACTATAAATATAATAAGTCGTGCTTCCAACGAGTCGTCTTACGATAAATTAAAGTTTGCTGGAGCAAATAATGTGATTCTTCCCGATAAAATTGGTGGCGACCATATGGCGTCCTTAGTTGTGGTGCCCGGGCTGATGGAGTTTATCGACAACTTGTCTATCGTTGGAAAGTCTGATATTAATGTAGAAGAAGTCCCGGTTGATAAATTATACGATACACAAAACCTAAAAAGTATAAAAGAACTGGATGTACGACGAAAAACAGGCTGTACTGTAATCGGATTCAAAAGTGAAAAAGGAGAATATATTGTAAATCCAGAAGCCGATTTGATATTGGTTCCAAACTCAAAAGTGATTTTTTTAGGACGCCCCGAACAAATTGCATTATTAAATTCGGTGTACAATATTATGTAG
- a CDS encoding TonB-dependent receptor, with translation MRKHIKNIFSVVFLLSITVGFSQRKENDTIQTGVIDVVKPYVPTISDAFKVKETPRLEDETTDTKKEIQYNIFSIPVASTFTPSKANATLLQRKKRTKLYDNYASLGGGNYRTVLAEAYVNHMISRYESAGGYLSHHSSNGGIDDAVVPSSFSNSKINLHYNSQSRDLTWGITGGFQHQFYNWYGIPEPIASDKVLVYYLDVGHSFYDANLGGHVTFEDSYFNKTNVTLRRFFDNQGSSESRAIIEGQADIPINYSEISIPFKFDYLSGDFDRSYDIDEVYEFSNFQVTATPTFELKESDFTFNLGVAVTYFNDMQNSESKFYFYPNILASYGIVNQLLVAYGGVTGGLNQNTYRDFANENPFVSPTLAITPTNQAYNAFVGLKGKLSNNVNYDVSGHYISDKNKALFKANRIKDISGVYDYEYGNSFGVVYDDVTSFGLSGALDAVVHDNVKLGVKADYFLYDSDSEAEAWNLPNLSGSLFADYQIDEHWFAGLNMFFMGQRKDARSLDSDPDEQTVDVEGYLDVNIHGGYHVNDQLTIFIKANNLMNNSYDRWQTYQVQGLQILGGATYKFGI, from the coding sequence ATGCGCAAGCACATAAAAAATATATTTTCAGTTGTTTTCTTATTAAGCATTACAGTTGGTTTTTCTCAACGAAAAGAAAACGATACGATACAAACCGGAGTGATTGATGTTGTTAAGCCTTACGTGCCTACAATTTCTGATGCTTTTAAAGTAAAAGAAACACCGAGACTTGAAGATGAAACTACCGATACCAAAAAGGAGATTCAGTACAATATTTTTTCAATTCCGGTGGCCTCAACCTTCACCCCTTCAAAAGCAAACGCGACTTTGCTACAACGAAAAAAACGAACCAAATTATACGATAATTATGCCTCGTTAGGCGGTGGGAATTATAGAACCGTTTTGGCAGAGGCTTACGTGAATCATATGATTAGTCGTTATGAAAGTGCTGGAGGCTATTTAAGTCATCACTCATCCAACGGCGGTATTGATGACGCGGTCGTACCAAGCAGTTTTTCAAATTCTAAAATTAATTTGCATTACAATTCTCAATCAAGAGATTTAACATGGGGTATTACTGGTGGATTTCAGCATCAGTTTTATAACTGGTACGGTATCCCAGAGCCTATTGCAAGTGATAAGGTTTTGGTATATTACTTAGATGTGGGACACTCTTTTTATGATGCCAACCTTGGCGGTCATGTGACTTTTGAAGATTCTTATTTTAATAAAACGAATGTGACTTTAAGACGCTTTTTTGATAATCAGGGCTCTTCTGAAAGTCGTGCCATTATAGAAGGACAAGCCGATATTCCTATTAACTATTCTGAAATTTCTATTCCTTTTAAATTCGATTATTTAAGCGGTGATTTTGATAGATCGTATGATATTGACGAAGTGTATGAATTTAGTAATTTTCAAGTGACAGCAACACCTACTTTTGAACTTAAGGAATCTGATTTTACTTTCAATCTTGGCGTGGCGGTTACTTATTTTAATGATATGCAAAATAGTGAGAGTAAATTCTATTTTTATCCTAATATTTTAGCGTCCTATGGTATCGTAAATCAGTTGTTAGTGGCTTATGGAGGTGTTACAGGTGGTTTAAACCAGAATACGTATCGCGATTTTGCTAACGAAAATCCGTTTGTCTCGCCTACATTAGCAATCACACCAACCAATCAGGCCTATAATGCTTTTGTGGGTTTAAAGGGGAAGTTATCTAATAATGTAAATTATGATGTTAGCGGGCACTATATTTCAGATAAAAACAAAGCGCTATTTAAAGCCAACCGTATTAAAGATATTTCGGGGGTATATGATTATGAATACGGAAATTCCTTTGGTGTGGTTTATGACGATGTGACGAGTTTCGGACTTTCAGGAGCATTGGATGCTGTGGTGCATGACAACGTGAAGTTAGGTGTGAAAGCCGATTATTTTCTTTATGATTCCGATTCTGAAGCTGAAGCTTGGAATTTACCTAATTTAAGCGGATCTCTATTTGCAGATTATCAAATTGATGAGCATTGGTTCGCTGGGCTAAATATGTTCTTTATGGGACAACGTAAAGATGCTCGAAGTTTAGATTCAGATCCCGACGAGCAAACCGTTGATGTAGAGGGGTATTTAGATGTTAATATTCATGGTGGTTATCACGTAAACGACCAATTAACCATTTTTATAAAAGCCAATAACCTAATGAATAATAGTTACGATAGATGGCAGACCTACCAGGTTCAAGGATTGCAAATTCTTGGGGGTGCTACGTATAAGTTTGGGATATAA
- a CDS encoding ABC transporter permease codes for MNYEFFLAKRIIGSKAYKSSVSAPIIKIGIAAIAIGIIVMMIAIATGIGLQQKIRDKVVAFNGHVTISNFDSNHSHESLHPISTNTDFYPEFKSVEGVKHIQAVASKFGVIRTEKDFEAAFLKGVGADYDWRYFSEFLVEGRLPDYTQKRNEDILISSFLANRLHFKVGDKMQMVFAKEDSEKLPNIITFNIVGVYNSGFQELDAQYIFGDLRHIQRINRWKKDQIGNFEVFLDDYNQLDDKAREIYENTPSTLNTESIKDRYYSVFEWIKIFDKNIYGIIGIMILIAGINMITALLVLILERTQMIGLLKALGSNNWSVRKLFLYNASYLILLGLFWGNVIGLGLLLAQKYLKLLHLDPSVYYVTEAPVYISLGYIVVLNIGTLVLCLLMLLLPSYIITKISPVKAMRFQ; via the coding sequence TTGAATTACGAATTTTTTTTAGCTAAACGTATTATTGGTAGTAAAGCGTATAAAAGTAGCGTTTCGGCGCCAATAATAAAAATTGGTATTGCTGCAATTGCTATTGGTATTATCGTTATGATGATTGCTATTGCTACAGGAATTGGTTTGCAGCAAAAAATACGTGATAAGGTGGTGGCTTTTAACGGGCATGTTACTATTTCTAATTTTGACAGCAATCATTCTCATGAAAGTTTGCATCCTATTTCTACGAATACCGATTTTTATCCAGAGTTTAAGTCGGTGGAAGGGGTAAAGCATATCCAAGCTGTAGCGTCTAAATTTGGTGTGATTCGTACCGAAAAGGATTTTGAAGCCGCTTTTTTAAAAGGCGTTGGTGCTGATTACGATTGGCGTTATTTTAGTGAATTTCTAGTTGAAGGACGCTTGCCCGATTATACTCAGAAACGTAATGAGGATATTTTAATTTCGTCGTTCTTAGCCAACCGACTTCATTTTAAAGTGGGCGATAAAATGCAAATGGTTTTTGCTAAAGAAGACTCAGAAAAGCTGCCTAATATCATCACGTTTAATATTGTTGGTGTATATAATTCTGGATTTCAGGAGTTGGATGCTCAATATATTTTTGGAGATTTAAGACACATTCAGCGTATAAACCGATGGAAAAAAGATCAGATAGGAAATTTTGAAGTCTTTTTGGATGATTATAATCAATTAGATGATAAGGCTCGCGAAATTTATGAAAACACCCCGTCTACTTTAAATACAGAAAGTATTAAAGATCGTTATTATTCAGTATTTGAATGGATAAAAATATTTGATAAAAATATTTATGGTATTATTGGTATCATGATATTAATCGCTGGTATTAACATGATTACAGCGTTGTTGGTTTTAATTCTTGAACGTACTCAAATGATAGGGCTTTTAAAAGCATTAGGAAGCAACAATTGGAGTGTGCGTAAATTGTTTTTATATAATGCGTCCTATTTAATTCTTTTGGGCTTGTTTTGGGGCAATGTTATTGGACTCGGACTCCTTTTGGCTCAAAAATATTTGAAGCTTTTGCATCTAGACCCAAGCGTATACTATGTTACAGAAGCTCCTGTTTACATTAGTTTAGGTTATATTGTTGTTTTAAATATAGGAACACTGGTGTTATGCTTACTTATGCTGCTTTTGCCATCTTATATCATTACCAAAATATCACCGGTAAAGGCGATGCGCTTTCAGTAA
- a CDS encoding DUF2851 family protein, translating into MNEDFLHYIWKYKKFQITQLKTIQGLPVIISSVGTHNFNSGPDFFNAKLKIDEQVWAGNVEVHVKSSDWYVHNHEQDPVYDNVILHVVWEHDTDIFRKDNTCIPTMQLRNYVSPEMINKYQALFLKQKHWIKCENDFSAIDDFIVENWLERLFFERLERKSKTITQLLEASKNDWEAVLFQMLAMNFGLKVNGEAFMSLGQSVDFSVVRKTLSHQNTLEALLFGQAGLLENQVEDAYHVNLVREYQFLKQKFNLENQHVLPVQFFRLRPLNFPTIRLSQLASLYHKHQNLFSKVMASSSLNEFYEIFRVETSDYWKTHYMFQKASQPSAKALSAGFINLLLINTILPIKFLYAKHCGDENASKIMVMAYQIPSEQNSIIKAFNSLKSVSKSALDSQALIQLKTEYCDKHLCLKCAVGYQLLSK; encoded by the coding sequence ATGAATGAAGATTTTCTACACTACATATGGAAGTATAAAAAATTCCAAATCACACAATTGAAAACCATCCAAGGTTTACCTGTGATAATCTCCTCAGTTGGGACCCATAATTTCAATTCTGGACCAGATTTTTTTAATGCTAAACTGAAAATTGACGAACAGGTTTGGGCAGGCAATGTGGAGGTACATGTAAAATCATCCGATTGGTATGTGCATAACCACGAACAGGATCCTGTTTATGATAATGTGATTCTCCATGTGGTTTGGGAACACGATACCGATATTTTTAGAAAGGACAATACTTGCATTCCTACCATGCAACTTAGAAACTATGTATCACCTGAAATGATTAACAAGTACCAAGCGTTATTTTTAAAGCAAAAGCATTGGATAAAATGTGAAAATGACTTCAGTGCGATTGATGATTTTATTGTAGAAAATTGGCTAGAACGCTTGTTTTTTGAACGTTTGGAACGTAAATCAAAAACCATTACACAGTTGCTTGAAGCCTCTAAAAATGATTGGGAAGCCGTGTTGTTTCAAATGCTAGCAATGAATTTCGGACTTAAAGTTAACGGAGAGGCGTTTATGAGTTTGGGGCAGTCGGTAGATTTCTCGGTAGTACGCAAAACGCTAAGCCATCAAAATACTTTAGAAGCACTGCTTTTTGGACAAGCAGGATTGTTAGAAAATCAAGTCGAAGATGCTTATCATGTAAATTTGGTTCGGGAATATCAGTTTTTGAAACAAAAATTCAACTTGGAAAACCAACACGTTTTACCCGTTCAATTTTTTAGGTTACGTCCGTTAAACTTCCCAACGATTAGATTATCACAGTTAGCAAGTTTGTATCATAAACATCAAAATTTGTTTTCAAAAGTTATGGCGTCATCAAGCCTTAATGAATTTTATGAAATTTTTCGCGTTGAAACTTCAGATTACTGGAAAACCCATTATATGTTTCAAAAGGCATCACAGCCATCCGCGAAAGCACTAAGTGCAGGTTTTATTAACTTATTATTAATCAACACTATTTTGCCCATTAAATTTTTATACGCCAAACACTGTGGTGATGAAAACGCTTCTAAAATTATGGTAATGGCATACCAAATTCCTTCCGAACAAAATAGCATTATAAAAGCTTTTAATAGTTTGAAAAGCGTATCAAAATCGGCCTTAGACTCGCAAGCCCTCATTCAACTGAAAACCGAATATTGCGACAAACATTTGTGTTTAAAGTGTGCCGTTGGTTATCAACTTTTAAGTAAATAA
- a CDS encoding DUF2721 domain-containing protein, with product MHGLDLSTPALLFSAISLIMLAYTNRFLAYASVVRDLHDKYLKNPDQRYIKQIENIKKRLYLTRAMQIAGISSLLLCVLTMFLIYIEQGTLAVWVFGFALVLLIVSLGLLIMEIQISVKALEHHISDIENS from the coding sequence ATGCACGGACTTGATTTATCTACACCTGCGCTATTATTTTCGGCGATTTCCTTAATTATGTTGGCATACACCAACCGTTTTTTAGCCTATGCATCGGTGGTTAGAGATTTACATGACAAATACCTTAAAAACCCCGACCAACGTTATATCAAACAAATTGAAAACATAAAAAAACGCCTTTATCTAACACGCGCTATGCAAATTGCAGGTATTTCTAGTTTATTATTATGCGTGCTTACCATGTTCTTAATATACATCGAGCAAGGCACACTCGCTGTATGGGTGTTCGGGTTTGCATTAGTTTTGCTTATTGTTTCCTTAGGCTTATTAATTATGGAAATTCAGATTTCGGTAAAAGCCTTAGAGCATCATATATCTGATATTGAAAACAGCTAA
- a CDS encoding YkgJ family cysteine cluster protein yields MQDIINNLSKQAKDKHNENKKFFAKLKKKPPKNLDYIMQELHEDAFEKTDCLECANCCKTTGPLFTDKDIERIAKSFRLKPQQFIDQYLRIDEENDYVLQSVPCTFLGADNYCSIYDVRPKACREFPHTDRKKFQQISNLTLKNVSICPAAFNIVEAMKKRIG; encoded by the coding sequence ATGCAGGACATTATAAACAACCTTTCAAAGCAGGCCAAAGATAAGCATAACGAGAATAAAAAATTCTTCGCCAAGCTTAAAAAGAAACCGCCTAAAAATTTAGACTATATCATGCAGGAGTTGCATGAAGATGCCTTTGAAAAAACCGATTGTTTAGAATGTGCCAACTGCTGTAAAACTACGGGGCCGCTCTTTACCGATAAAGATATTGAGCGCATAGCTAAATCTTTTAGATTGAAACCCCAGCAATTTATAGATCAATATTTACGCATCGACGAGGAGAATGATTACGTTTTGCAAAGCGTGCCTTGTACATTTTTGGGAGCCGATAACTACTGTTCTATTTACGATGTGCGACCTAAAGCTTGTCGTGAATTTCCGCATACCGACAGAAAAAAGTTTCAACAAATTTCAAACCTAACATTAAAAAATGTGAGCATTTGTCCCGCAGCTTTTAATATCGTTGAGGCCATGAAAAAACGAATTGGTTGA
- a CDS encoding exo-beta-N-acetylmuramidase NamZ family protein, with protein sequence MKFNIFKNTVLLFVLAIISCASKAKNKNIENLVLTNTLVDTTLKTSKETKIIVGANQTESYLPLLEKKNIGIVANQTSVIFKKNDTYTHLVDSLFTLEIHIKKVFAPEHGFRGQADAGEVVKDGIDTKTNLPIVSLYGKNKKPSAQQLKGLDLVIFDIQDVGTRFYTYISSLHYVMEACAEQHIPMLILDRPNPNGRYIDGPILEKKNTSFVGMHPIPVVHGMTIGEYAKMINGEKWLAGEVNCELTVIPVKNYNRELNYSLPIKPSPNLPNDQSINLYPSLCFFEGTNVNAGRGTNKQFQLFGSPFLNPSVFSYQYTPIANEGAKYPKHQNKLCYGKDLSEEKQLEHLNLSWLIEAYQNTKNKADFFNNFFIKLSGTSKLQEQIESGVSAEAIKTIWQSDLEAFRKTREKYLIYK encoded by the coding sequence ATGAAGTTTAATATTTTCAAAAATACAGTTTTATTATTTGTTTTAGCAATCATTTCTTGCGCGTCTAAGGCAAAAAATAAAAATATTGAAAATTTAGTCCTTACAAATACCCTAGTTGACACCACACTAAAAACTTCTAAGGAGACTAAAATAATAGTTGGCGCCAATCAAACCGAAAGCTACCTGCCTCTATTAGAGAAAAAAAACATCGGTATTGTAGCTAATCAAACTTCGGTAATATTCAAAAAGAATGACACGTATACTCATCTCGTAGATTCGTTGTTCACTTTAGAAATTCATATTAAAAAAGTTTTTGCTCCAGAACATGGCTTTAGAGGGCAAGCTGATGCTGGTGAAGTGGTAAAAGATGGCATCGACACCAAAACGAACCTACCTATAGTTTCCCTTTACGGAAAAAACAAAAAACCTTCGGCCCAACAACTTAAAGGTTTAGACCTCGTGATTTTTGACATTCAAGATGTTGGAACCCGTTTTTATACCTACATTTCTTCTTTACATTATGTTATGGAAGCCTGTGCCGAACAACATATCCCTATGCTTATTTTAGACCGTCCAAACCCCAACGGAAGGTATATTGACGGACCTATTTTAGAAAAAAAGAATACCAGTTTTGTTGGCATGCACCCCATTCCCGTAGTTCACGGCATGACCATTGGTGAATACGCTAAAATGATAAATGGCGAAAAATGGTTAGCTGGCGAAGTTAATTGTGAACTCACTGTAATTCCTGTTAAAAATTACAACCGCGAGTTAAACTACAGCCTCCCTATAAAACCGAGTCCGAATTTACCCAATGACCAATCCATAAACTTATATCCTAGTTTGTGCTTTTTTGAAGGCACTAATGTGAATGCCGGTCGTGGCACCAATAAGCAATTTCAATTATTTGGGAGTCCGTTTTTAAACCCATCGGTTTTTAGCTATCAATATACCCCGATAGCCAATGAAGGCGCGAAATATCCAAAACATCAAAATAAATTATGCTACGGCAAGGATTTATCTGAAGAAAAACAACTGGAGCACCTGAACCTTTCATGGCTTATTGAAGCTTATCAAAACACAAAAAACAAAGCAGATTTTTTCAATAACTTTTTCATCAAATTATCTGGTACTTCAAAATTACAAGAGCAAATTGAATCTGGCGTAAGTGCGGAAGCTATCAAAACTATTTGGCAAAGTGACTTGGAAGCTTTTAGAAAAACACGTGAAAAATATTTGATATATAAATAG
- a CDS encoding PspC domain-containing protein, which yields MNSIYKLLLFFQKRGYYVCQRIADKLGIRAKVVRTSFMYLTFVTLGFGFALYLFLAFWMRIKDLIYTKRSSVFDL from the coding sequence ATGAACAGTATTTATAAATTGCTATTGTTTTTTCAGAAACGTGGATACTACGTGTGCCAACGTATAGCCGATAAATTAGGAATTCGCGCTAAAGTGGTGCGCACTTCTTTTATGTACCTTACCTTCGTAACGCTAGGTTTTGGCTTTGCTTTATATTTGTTTCTAGCGTTTTGGATGCGTATTAAAGATCTGATTTATACGAAACGATCATCTGTTTTTGATTTATAA
- a CDS encoding class I SAM-dependent methyltransferase, with translation MKDLFGKALLDYQNGNYTEDLMTSTHISDEDSLPLPYLFRDFKSMPKLEQEALKLSKGEILDVGCGAGSHSLYLQNKGLKVKAIDVSQGAIEVSKLRGVTHTENKGLLEETEQFDTILLLMNGTGIFQETAKISQYLQHLKSLLTANGQILIDSSDIKYMYEDEDGGFWMDMNAGYYGELDYFLSYKNEKETPMKWLYLDFDTLKLACDTVDLKCELVLEGEHYDYLARLTL, from the coding sequence ATGAAAGACCTTTTCGGAAAAGCTTTATTAGACTACCAAAACGGGAACTACACCGAAGACCTCATGACCTCAACTCATATTTCTGATGAGGACAGTTTACCACTACCCTATTTATTCCGCGATTTTAAGAGCATGCCCAAACTGGAACAAGAAGCTTTAAAACTAAGCAAAGGCGAGATTTTAGACGTTGGCTGCGGTGCTGGAAGTCATAGTTTATATTTACAAAACAAAGGATTAAAGGTTAAAGCTATTGATGTTTCACAAGGTGCTATAGAAGTCTCTAAATTACGAGGTGTGACGCATACCGAAAACAAGGGGCTTTTAGAGGAAACTGAACAATTCGATACCATTTTATTACTTATGAATGGCACGGGGATTTTTCAAGAAACCGCTAAAATTTCACAATACTTACAGCATTTAAAAAGTCTTTTAACGGCAAACGGACAAATTCTTATCGATTCTTCCGACATAAAATACATGTATGAAGATGAAGATGGCGGTTTTTGGATGGATATGAATGCCGGTTATTACGGCGAACTCGACTATTTCCTTTCATATAAAAATGAAAAAGAAACCCCAATGAAGTGGTTGTATCTCGATTTTGACACCTTAAAATTAGCTTGTGATACGGTAGATCTAAAATGCGAACTGGTTCTTGAAGGTGAACATTATGATTATTTAGCGCGCCTAACTTTGTAA